Proteins co-encoded in one Kribbella qitaiheensis genomic window:
- a CDS encoding L-histidine N(alpha)-methyltransferase encodes MGTDYVHGYTTAETRRLTDQAGTLADLLHGDTPYEAGSRVLEVGCGVGAQTVQLLTRSPGIRLTSVDISEESLAHAKARVAAEVPGAEVDWLHADLLGLTPDQLGLFDHLFLCFVLEHLPKPVEALTSLQRLLRPGGSITVIEGDHESAFFHPRSTEAQAVIDCLIDLQAEAGGDSLIGRRLQPLLTDAGYDDVRARPCTVYADETLPHLVDGFTRKTFIAMVESVRDRSLAAGLRTPAQWEQGIRALERAAEPGGTFHYTFFKAVGTQRWSG; translated from the coding sequence ATGGGAACTGATTACGTCCACGGATACACGACCGCCGAGACCCGTCGGCTCACCGACCAGGCGGGCACGCTCGCCGACCTGCTGCACGGCGATACGCCGTACGAGGCTGGAAGTCGCGTGCTGGAGGTCGGCTGCGGAGTGGGGGCGCAGACCGTGCAGCTGCTGACCCGAAGCCCGGGCATCCGGCTCACCTCCGTCGACATCTCCGAGGAGTCCCTCGCCCACGCCAAGGCCCGGGTCGCCGCCGAGGTCCCCGGCGCCGAGGTCGACTGGCTGCACGCCGACCTCCTTGGGCTCACCCCGGACCAGCTCGGCCTGTTCGACCACCTCTTCCTCTGCTTCGTCCTGGAGCACCTGCCGAAGCCGGTAGAAGCCCTGACCAGCCTGCAGCGCCTGCTGCGCCCGGGCGGCTCGATCACCGTGATCGAAGGCGATCACGAGTCGGCCTTCTTCCACCCGCGCAGTACCGAGGCGCAGGCCGTTATCGACTGCCTGATCGACCTGCAGGCCGAGGCCGGCGGCGACTCGTTGATCGGCCGCCGCCTGCAGCCGCTCCTCACCGACGCCGGATACGACGACGTCCGCGCCCGGCCGTGCACGGTGTACGCCGACGAGACGCTGCCGCACCTGGTCGACGGGTTCACCCGGAAGACGTTCATCGCGATGGTCGAGTCGGTCCGCGACCGCTCGCTTGCCGCGGGCCTTCGGACACCGGCCCAATGGGAGCAGGGGATCCGCGCGCTGGAACGGGCTGCCGAACCCGGCGGCACCTTCCACTACACGTTCTTCAAAGCGGTCGGGACGCAAAGATGGTCTGGCTGA
- a CDS encoding CYTH and CHAD domain-containing protein, whose amino-acid sequence MPATEQLEIETKYDVDEHAILPALHELPGVTSVAQPVELDLEAVYFDTAGLDLAVNKVTLRRRTGGEDDGWHVKLPGSGAGRLEIHHPLGRAVQKVPIQVIRTVRVHVRDRELVPVVALRTRRIVHRLLDADGEVLAEVADDQVTAEIEGSEPERWREWEVELVNGETELLEAAEPLLRLAGATPASGPSKLARALGSRIPQPIDRELPKKPLTADLFRAYAGAQVDAIRLRDPEVRRDLPDSIHKLRVATRRLRSALASYRPVVDREAGDVIRAELKWLAGQLGGARDAEVLREHFATTVAEQPVELVMGRVGAGIDDHLRAVYKAGRADALAALESERYFRLLDSLDELIANPPLTGDERKAAKQLPEILEHDWKRMRKAVRRIESAGDPVERDHELHEVRKAAKRLRYAGESAEPVLGSDATALAGRAEQVQEVLGDHQDSVVARELLRQLAVEVHLSGGNAFTYGRLHAAEEYRGERSYREFLELWPSVKQA is encoded by the coding sequence ATGCCCGCGACTGAGCAGTTGGAGATCGAGACCAAGTACGACGTCGACGAGCACGCGATCCTGCCGGCTCTGCACGAGCTGCCCGGTGTCACGAGCGTCGCCCAACCGGTCGAGCTCGACCTGGAGGCCGTGTACTTCGACACGGCCGGCCTCGACCTGGCTGTGAACAAGGTGACGCTGCGCAGACGCACCGGCGGCGAGGACGACGGCTGGCACGTGAAGTTGCCGGGATCCGGCGCCGGCCGGCTGGAGATCCACCACCCGCTCGGCCGCGCGGTCCAGAAGGTCCCGATCCAGGTGATCAGGACGGTCCGGGTGCACGTCCGCGACCGCGAACTCGTGCCGGTGGTGGCCCTCCGGACCCGCCGGATCGTGCACCGTCTGCTGGACGCCGACGGCGAGGTGCTCGCCGAGGTGGCCGACGACCAGGTGACCGCCGAGATCGAAGGCTCCGAGCCGGAGCGCTGGCGTGAGTGGGAGGTCGAGCTCGTCAACGGCGAGACCGAGCTCCTCGAAGCCGCCGAGCCGCTACTGCGCCTGGCCGGAGCGACGCCGGCGTCGGGCCCGAGCAAGCTCGCCCGGGCACTCGGCTCCCGCATCCCGCAGCCGATCGACCGTGAGCTGCCGAAGAAGCCGCTCACCGCCGATCTCTTCCGCGCGTACGCCGGTGCGCAGGTCGACGCGATCCGGCTGCGCGACCCCGAAGTACGCCGGGATCTGCCGGACTCCATCCACAAGCTGCGGGTGGCGACCAGGCGGCTTCGGTCGGCGCTGGCCAGCTACCGCCCGGTGGTGGATCGCGAGGCCGGAGATGTCATCCGTGCGGAGCTGAAGTGGCTCGCCGGGCAGCTCGGCGGCGCGCGCGACGCCGAAGTACTGCGAGAACACTTCGCCACCACGGTCGCGGAGCAACCCGTCGAGCTGGTGATGGGCCGCGTCGGAGCAGGCATCGACGATCACCTGCGCGCCGTCTACAAGGCAGGCCGGGCCGACGCGCTCGCCGCGTTGGAGAGCGAGCGGTACTTCCGGCTGCTCGACTCCCTCGACGAGTTGATCGCGAACCCACCGCTGACCGGCGACGAGCGGAAGGCGGCCAAGCAGCTGCCCGAGATTCTCGAGCACGACTGGAAGCGGATGCGGAAGGCGGTCCGCCGGATTGAATCCGCCGGGGATCCGGTCGAGCGCGATCACGAACTGCACGAAGTACGGAAGGCAGCCAAGCGACTCCGGTACGCCGGCGAGTCGGCCGAGCCGGTGCTCGGCTCGGATGCGACCGCGCTGGCGGGCCGCGCCGAGCAGGTCCAGGAAGTGCTCGGCGACCACCAGGACAGCGTGGTCGCCCGTGAGCTGCTTCGCCAACTGGCTGTCGAGGTTCACCTGTCCGGCGGGAACGCCTTCACCTATGGGCGTTTGCACGCCGCCGAGGAGTATCGCGGCGAGCGGTCGTACCGGGAGTTCCTCGAGCTCTGGCCGAGCGTCAAGCAGGCATGA
- a CDS encoding solute symporter family protein, with the protein MSAPLLLPMATDVGNPTINIAIFALFVVATLAIVIKASRNNKTAADFYAGGRSFTGPQNGIAIAGDYLSAASFLGIAGAIAVNGYDGFLYSIGFLVAWLVALLLVAELIRNTGRFTMADVLSFRLKQRPVRMAAAISTLVVSFFYLLAQMAGAGGLVALLLGVSHRAGQNIVIAVVGLIMITYVLVGGMKGTTWVQIIKAVLLVIGAGVMTLWVLAKFSFNLSGLLGGAVEKSPAGAKLLDPGLQYGLTGVSKLDFISLGLALVLGTAGLPHVLMRFYTVPTSKEARRSVSWAIWIIGIFYLFTLVLGFGAAALVGPERIKAAPGKANSAAPLLAYELGGELLLGLISAVAFATILAVVAGLTITASTSFAHDVYGQVIKKGQISGTGEVRVARITAVVIGALAIIGGIFANGQNVAFLVALAFAVAASANLPTILYSLFWRRFNTRGALWSIYGGLGSAIILIAFSPVVSGKVDKKTHASLSMITDTGIDFHWFPLDNPGIVSIPLAFALGIIGTLTSKEAVNVDKFAEMEVRSLTGAGAEKAVHH; encoded by the coding sequence GTGAGCGCGCCCCTGCTGTTGCCGATGGCAACCGATGTCGGCAACCCGACGATCAACATCGCGATCTTCGCGCTGTTCGTGGTCGCCACCCTGGCGATCGTGATCAAGGCCTCCCGCAACAACAAGACCGCCGCCGACTTCTACGCCGGCGGCCGCTCGTTCACCGGCCCGCAGAACGGCATCGCGATCGCGGGCGACTACCTGTCCGCGGCGTCGTTCCTCGGCATCGCCGGCGCGATCGCGGTGAACGGGTACGACGGCTTCCTCTACTCGATCGGCTTCCTGGTCGCCTGGCTGGTGGCCCTGCTGCTGGTCGCGGAGCTGATCCGGAACACCGGCCGCTTCACGATGGCCGACGTCCTGTCCTTCCGCCTCAAGCAGCGCCCGGTACGGATGGCCGCCGCCATCTCGACGCTGGTGGTCAGCTTCTTCTACCTGCTGGCCCAGATGGCCGGCGCCGGTGGACTGGTCGCACTGCTGCTCGGTGTCTCGCACCGGGCCGGGCAGAACATCGTCATCGCGGTGGTCGGCCTGATCATGATCACCTACGTACTCGTCGGTGGCATGAAGGGCACCACCTGGGTGCAGATCATCAAGGCCGTCCTGCTGGTCATCGGCGCCGGCGTGATGACGCTTTGGGTGCTCGCGAAGTTCAGCTTCAACCTGTCCGGCCTTCTCGGCGGCGCGGTCGAGAAGAGCCCGGCCGGGGCGAAGTTGCTCGATCCGGGACTGCAGTACGGCCTGACTGGGGTCAGCAAACTCGACTTCATCTCGCTCGGCCTGGCACTCGTGCTGGGGACCGCGGGACTGCCGCACGTGTTGATGCGCTTCTACACCGTCCCGACCTCGAAGGAGGCCCGGCGCAGTGTCAGCTGGGCCATCTGGATCATCGGTATCTTCTACCTGTTCACGCTCGTGCTCGGGTTCGGCGCGGCCGCGCTGGTCGGCCCGGAACGGATCAAGGCAGCTCCCGGCAAGGCGAACTCGGCCGCCCCATTGCTCGCCTACGAGCTGGGCGGAGAACTCCTGCTGGGGTTGATCTCCGCGGTCGCCTTCGCCACCATCCTGGCGGTCGTGGCCGGCCTGACGATCACCGCGAGTACGTCGTTCGCGCACGACGTCTACGGCCAGGTGATCAAGAAGGGCCAGATCAGCGGCACCGGCGAGGTCCGGGTCGCCCGGATCACCGCCGTCGTGATCGGTGCGCTGGCGATCATCGGCGGCATCTTCGCGAACGGCCAGAACGTCGCCTTCCTGGTGGCGCTCGCGTTCGCGGTGGCGGCCAGTGCGAACCTGCCGACGATCCTCTACTCGCTGTTCTGGCGGCGCTTCAACACCCGCGGCGCACTCTGGAGCATCTACGGCGGCCTGGGCTCCGCGATCATCCTGATCGCGTTCTCCCCGGTCGTTTCCGGCAAGGTCGACAAGAAGACGCATGCCAGCCTGTCGATGATCACCGACACCGGGATCGACTTCCACTGGTTCCCGCTGGACAACCCCGGCATCGTCTCGATCCCGCTGGCCTTCGCCCTCGGCATCATCGGCACGCTGACCAGCAAGGAAGCGGTCAACGTCGACAAGTTCGCCGAGATGGAGGTTCGCTCCCTGACGGGTGCGGGCGCCGAGAAGGCGGTCCACCACTAG
- a CDS encoding DUF485 domain-containing protein — MSETPRAGDPEMTTYRDVQLSPDFSELRRRFRRFVFPMTGLFLAWYFLYVLLADYAGGFMSHRIGGNINVALLFGLGQFVSTFAITMIYVRWSDKQLDPAAEKMRELIEGEDQ, encoded by the coding sequence ATGAGCGAAACCCCTCGCGCGGGCGATCCGGAAATGACGACCTACCGGGATGTCCAGCTGTCGCCGGACTTCTCCGAGCTGCGTCGCCGATTCCGGCGCTTCGTGTTCCCGATGACCGGCCTGTTCCTGGCCTGGTACTTCCTCTACGTCCTGCTCGCCGACTACGCCGGTGGCTTCATGTCGCACCGGATCGGCGGCAACATCAATGTCGCGCTGCTGTTCGGGCTCGGCCAGTTCGTCTCGACCTTCGCGATCACGATGATCTACGTGCGCTGGTCGGACAAACAACTCGACCCGGCCGCCGAGAAGATGCGGGAACTGATCGAAGGGGAAGACCAGTGA
- a CDS encoding cation acetate symporter codes for MSLTAIGLVITATIGIGLFGLRISRTTSDFYVASRAVTPRWNASAISGEYLSAASFLGVAGLVLVNGADMLWFSVGYTVGYLMLLVLIAAPLRRSGAYTLPDFAETRFESAVVRRICSFLVAGIGTLYLLPQLSGAGLTFHAVTGAPPAVGAAIVAVIVVINVAAGGMRSITFVQAFQYWLKLTALAVPVFVILIAWRSMDHPVGLLDSLHGVGSEWAEPLSHAGGRDHPLYATYSLLLALCFGTMGLPHVLVRFYTNPDGRAARRTTVVVLALLAVFYVFPPLYAVLGRSFAPDLIGTSPDTVVLELPGRIFAGTTGDLLGALVAAGAFAAFLSTSSGLTVAIAGVIDQDLLRSRLHRLTGGDYLAVNSFRIAAVLAIVVPYLAFTLTKSVSLADTVGLAFAVAASTFCPLLVLGIWWRRMSVTGAAAGLLVGGVAAIAAVLVNVIGPPAGGWPKALCAQPAAWTMPLAFVTVIVVSKLTPTKVPRGTARSMVRLHTPEAVDVDRGLPPI; via the coding sequence ATGAGTTTGACCGCGATCGGATTGGTGATCACGGCGACCATCGGCATCGGCCTCTTCGGGCTGCGGATCTCTCGCACCACCAGTGACTTCTACGTCGCCAGCCGGGCCGTGACACCACGCTGGAATGCCTCGGCGATCAGCGGCGAATACTTGTCGGCGGCATCTTTCCTCGGCGTCGCCGGGCTGGTGCTGGTGAACGGCGCCGACATGCTCTGGTTCTCCGTCGGCTACACAGTCGGCTACTTGATGTTGCTGGTCCTGATCGCCGCCCCGCTGCGACGCTCCGGCGCTTACACCCTGCCGGACTTCGCCGAGACCCGGTTCGAGTCCGCGGTGGTCCGGCGGATCTGCTCGTTCCTGGTGGCCGGGATCGGCACGCTCTACCTGCTGCCTCAGCTCAGCGGCGCCGGGCTGACGTTCCACGCCGTTACGGGTGCTCCGCCGGCCGTCGGAGCGGCCATCGTCGCGGTGATCGTGGTGATCAACGTCGCCGCCGGCGGAATGCGCTCGATCACCTTCGTCCAGGCGTTCCAGTACTGGCTGAAGCTGACCGCCCTGGCCGTTCCGGTCTTCGTCATCCTGATCGCCTGGCGGTCGATGGACCATCCGGTCGGGCTGCTCGATTCCCTGCACGGCGTGGGGTCCGAGTGGGCAGAACCCTTGTCCCACGCCGGCGGCCGGGACCACCCGCTCTACGCGACGTATTCGTTGCTATTGGCCCTTTGTTTCGGAACCATGGGCCTGCCGCACGTCCTGGTCCGGTTCTACACGAACCCCGACGGACGAGCCGCTCGCCGGACAACCGTCGTAGTACTGGCTCTGCTCGCTGTCTTCTACGTCTTCCCACCCCTGTACGCCGTACTCGGTCGCTCGTTCGCACCGGATCTGATCGGGACCTCGCCAGACACCGTCGTACTCGAGTTGCCCGGCCGGATTTTCGCTGGCACCACAGGAGATCTCCTCGGTGCGCTAGTCGCGGCCGGTGCGTTCGCGGCGTTCCTGTCGACCTCATCCGGCCTGACGGTCGCGATCGCGGGCGTCATCGATCAGGACCTGCTCCGGTCCCGACTGCACCGGCTGACGGGCGGGGACTACCTGGCGGTGAACAGCTTCCGGATCGCCGCCGTGCTCGCCATCGTCGTTCCGTACCTGGCCTTCACCCTGACGAAGTCGGTCAGCCTGGCCGACACTGTCGGGCTCGCCTTCGCCGTGGCCGCGTCGACCTTCTGTCCCCTGCTGGTGCTGGGGATCTGGTGGCGCAGAATGTCCGTCACCGGAGCCGCGGCCGGGCTCCTGGTCGGTGGCGTCGCGGCCATCGCCGCAGTACTGGTGAACGTGATCGGCCCGCCGGCCGGAGGCTGGCCCAAAGCGCTCTGCGCTCAGCCTGCCGCCTGGACGATGCCGCTCGCCTTCGTGACCGTGATCGTGGTGTCGAAGCTGACCCCGACCAAGGTTCCCCGCGGCACCGCCCGCAGCATGGTCCGCCTGCACACCCCCGAGGCCGTCGACGTCGACCGGGGCCTCCCACCAATCTGA
- a CDS encoding LytR/AlgR family response regulator transcription factor — protein sequence MTDSRLRALVADDEQPALAELVYLLRQDERIGEILTASSGPEALKILQAADIDVVFCDIKMPGLDGIDLARVLSNFVSRPQIVFVTAYDEHAVDAFDLDAADYVMKPVRAERLTEAVRRVVSAGTPTAQPPPDDSDDEVIPVELAGVTRFVHRSTVRYVEAQGDYARLHTGQNSHLVRIPLSTLEDRWREAGFTRIHRSTLVALAHVDEMRVDGGRCAVRVGDDWLPVSRRHTRELRDLLVRSSSLRG from the coding sequence ATGACTGACTCTCGACTGCGCGCGCTGGTTGCTGATGACGAGCAGCCGGCGCTGGCCGAGCTGGTCTATCTGCTGCGCCAGGACGAGCGGATCGGGGAGATCCTGACCGCGTCCAGCGGGCCCGAGGCGCTGAAGATCCTGCAGGCGGCCGATATCGACGTGGTCTTCTGTGACATCAAGATGCCCGGTCTGGACGGCATCGACCTGGCGCGGGTGCTGTCCAACTTCGTCAGCCGCCCGCAGATCGTCTTCGTCACCGCGTACGACGAGCACGCGGTCGACGCCTTCGACCTGGACGCCGCCGACTACGTGATGAAGCCGGTCCGGGCGGAACGGCTGACCGAGGCCGTCCGCCGGGTCGTCAGCGCGGGTACGCCAACCGCGCAGCCGCCGCCGGACGACAGCGACGACGAGGTCATCCCGGTCGAACTCGCCGGCGTGACCCGGTTCGTGCACCGTTCCACGGTCCGGTACGTCGAGGCGCAGGGCGACTACGCGCGACTGCACACCGGCCAGAACTCGCACCTGGTCCGGATCCCGCTCAGCACCCTCGAGGACCGCTGGCGCGAGGCCGGGTTCACCCGGATCCACCGCAGTACGTTGGTCGCGCTGGCCCATGTCGACGAGATGCGGGTCGACGGCGGCCGGTGCGCGGTTCGGGTCGGCGACGACTGGCTGCCGGTCAGCCGCCGGCACACCCGGGAACTCCGCGACCTGCTGGTCCGGTCGAGCTCGCTCCGGGGATGA
- a CDS encoding histidine kinase yields MFARRRKHFGTPADKATYATLHTASLATPSLREGLTPEAAGKASKHLRDLLGTAAIAICDSSGVLAWDGVGGSYESNHRVDAKSIAAHTLRTGRTAVLGAGDVACRDPQCPIRTAVVAPIFTEERVVAVLVAYSPRSSAALVRATEEVARWVSGQVELAELNKERTRAMEAELRALRAQISPHFIYNALAAIASFVRTDPERARELLLEFADFSRYALRRGGEFTTLADELRNVERYLVLEQARFGERLTVSLLIAPEVLSVAIPFLVVQPLVENAVRHGLEGSTGIGRITIRALDRGSEAEISVEDDGVGSDPEVIRAALAGEPKGDSIGLGNVDARLRQVYGDPHGLVVETALNAGTKVSFRVPKYSSGVHASAWSVRHD; encoded by the coding sequence ATGTTCGCGCGGCGGCGGAAGCATTTTGGGACTCCGGCTGACAAGGCGACGTATGCGACTCTGCATACCGCCTCGTTGGCCACGCCGAGCCTGCGCGAGGGGTTGACCCCGGAGGCGGCTGGTAAGGCGAGCAAGCACCTGCGGGACCTGCTCGGTACTGCGGCGATCGCCATCTGCGACTCGTCCGGGGTACTCGCCTGGGACGGTGTCGGCGGCTCGTACGAGTCCAACCACCGCGTGGACGCCAAGTCCATCGCCGCCCACACCCTGCGCACCGGGCGGACCGCAGTACTCGGTGCGGGTGATGTGGCCTGCCGCGACCCACAGTGCCCCATCCGTACTGCGGTAGTGGCGCCGATCTTCACTGAGGAGCGCGTGGTGGCGGTGCTGGTCGCCTACAGCCCCCGCTCGTCGGCCGCGCTCGTCCGTGCCACCGAGGAGGTCGCCCGCTGGGTGTCCGGCCAGGTGGAGCTCGCCGAGCTCAACAAGGAGCGCACCCGGGCGATGGAGGCTGAGCTGCGAGCGCTCCGGGCCCAGATCAGCCCGCACTTCATCTACAACGCGCTGGCGGCGATCGCCTCGTTCGTCCGGACCGACCCGGAGCGAGCCCGGGAGCTGCTGCTCGAGTTCGCCGACTTCTCCCGCTACGCGCTGCGCCGGGGCGGCGAGTTCACCACGCTGGCGGACGAGCTGCGCAACGTCGAGCGCTACCTGGTCCTGGAGCAGGCGCGCTTCGGTGAACGGCTGACGGTCTCGCTCCTGATCGCGCCCGAAGTACTGTCCGTGGCGATCCCGTTCCTGGTGGTCCAGCCGCTGGTGGAGAACGCGGTACGGCACGGTCTGGAGGGCAGCACCGGCATCGGGCGGATCACCATCCGCGCGCTGGATCGCGGCTCCGAGGCAGAGATCAGCGTCGAGGACGACGGCGTCGGCAGCGACCCGGAAGTGATCCGCGCGGCCCTGGCGGGCGAACCGAAGGGCGACTCGATCGGCCTCGGCAACGTCGACGCCCGGCTCCGCCAGGTGTACGGCGACCCGCACGGCCTGGTGGTGGAAACAGCCCTGAACGCAGGTACGAAGGTTAGTTTCCGAGTGCCGAAATACTCCTCAGGAGTGCACGCCTCCGCTTGGTCTGTGCGCCATGACTGA
- a CDS encoding metallophosphoesterase family protein → MTVVVLADIHGVLPALEAVLAEPDVAAAEVIVLAGDIASGPLPVETLDLLVSLGKRAVWVRGNADRELVSMARGEFEGTPPDPVSPWAAGQLRPDQVELLDNLPTTFTLGDTLFCHATPRDDEEMVLVDSPISRWATVLDGVPEEIRTIVCGHTHMPFARQVDRRLVVNAGSVGMPYGAPGASWALLSQDGVHLRRTHFDTTRAADTLAKLSPYPQIEAWSDEYLRTNYSDAEALEAFRPRSEI, encoded by the coding sequence ATGACTGTTGTGGTGCTGGCGGACATTCATGGCGTACTGCCTGCGTTGGAAGCGGTGCTGGCCGAGCCGGACGTCGCTGCCGCGGAGGTGATCGTGCTGGCCGGGGACATCGCCAGCGGCCCCCTGCCGGTGGAGACGCTGGATCTACTGGTGTCGTTGGGGAAACGCGCTGTCTGGGTTCGTGGCAACGCGGACCGGGAGCTGGTCTCGATGGCTCGCGGCGAGTTCGAAGGAACACCACCGGATCCGGTGTCGCCGTGGGCTGCCGGACAGCTGCGTCCCGACCAGGTCGAGTTGCTGGACAACCTGCCGACCACGTTCACCTTGGGCGACACGCTGTTCTGCCACGCCACCCCGCGCGACGACGAGGAGATGGTGCTGGTCGACAGCCCGATCTCCCGGTGGGCGACGGTGCTCGACGGCGTACCGGAGGAGATCAGGACGATCGTCTGCGGCCACACCCACATGCCGTTCGCCCGCCAGGTCGACAGGCGGCTCGTGGTCAACGCAGGAAGCGTAGGCATGCCGTACGGCGCCCCTGGCGCGAGCTGGGCCCTCCTGAGCCAGGATGGTGTCCACCTACGCCGCACGCACTTCGACACCACCCGGGCTGCAGACACCCTCGCCAAGCTGTCGCCGTACCCGCAGATCGAGGCCTGGTCCGACGAGTACCTCCGCACCAACTACTCGGACGCCGAAGCCCTGGAGGCCTTCCGTCCACGCTCGGAGATCTGA
- a CDS encoding serine/threonine-protein kinase, whose amino-acid sequence MDQPPRIGRYSLVRRVGAGGFATVWLARDEQLDAEVAVKILSDNWIDEDDVRRRFLAEGRFLRRVDSPHVVGVHDIGEAEDGRPYLVLTYADGGSLADKIKAGPLEIADVVDIVTQVGAGLKQLHARGVLHRDVKPANVLFRSDPAGDRAMLGDLGLGKSLETVSQLTMPGGTPAYVAPEQVMGDRLDHRADLYSLGAVAYAAFTGQAPHGVISLGAVMRIDAPPPSMNTLREDFPPAIDAVVRRALEPDRDKRWPDLDSFLDALNEAHTTGKIPAGLVLAGEFPVPSGPGGIDQATQLSDAERPTIAPLAGGLATEDSTSSTESSAAPAPVTGRSGRARWIAALLAVVLAAGGGYGGYQLVMSRPVTVKDDSGRLSVEVPREWTQKSVKPTAGGQPALLVTTSTSDWQHQAAVPGVFVGLLSKGAVPTDPTPPEGCQASKPDTSNVGSQKAVTFTYSCGTAVVERYIQLSDNESVRIQVRDNDQAELHKVLDSVVATSS is encoded by the coding sequence ATGGACCAGCCACCGCGGATCGGCCGGTACTCCCTGGTCCGCCGGGTGGGTGCCGGGGGTTTCGCGACCGTCTGGCTGGCCCGCGACGAGCAGCTGGACGCCGAGGTCGCGGTCAAGATCCTCTCCGACAACTGGATCGACGAGGACGACGTCCGGCGCCGGTTCCTGGCCGAGGGCCGCTTCCTGCGCCGGGTCGACTCACCCCACGTGGTCGGCGTGCACGACATCGGCGAGGCCGAGGACGGCCGCCCGTACCTGGTCCTCACGTACGCCGATGGCGGATCGCTCGCGGACAAGATCAAGGCCGGGCCGCTGGAGATCGCCGACGTGGTCGACATCGTCACCCAGGTCGGCGCCGGCCTGAAGCAGTTGCACGCCCGCGGAGTGCTGCACCGCGACGTGAAGCCGGCCAACGTGCTGTTCCGCAGCGACCCGGCCGGCGACCGCGCGATGCTCGGCGACCTCGGCCTGGGCAAGTCGCTGGAGACCGTGTCGCAGCTGACCATGCCCGGTGGTACGCCGGCGTACGTCGCTCCCGAGCAGGTGATGGGCGACCGCCTGGACCACCGCGCGGACCTCTACTCGCTCGGTGCTGTCGCGTACGCCGCCTTTACGGGGCAGGCACCGCACGGCGTGATCAGCCTCGGCGCGGTGATGCGGATCGATGCCCCGCCGCCGTCGATGAACACGCTGCGCGAAGACTTCCCGCCGGCGATCGATGCCGTCGTACGCCGGGCGCTGGAGCCGGATCGCGACAAGCGCTGGCCCGACCTGGACAGCTTCCTCGACGCGCTGAACGAGGCACACACCACCGGCAAGATCCCGGCCGGACTAGTGCTTGCCGGTGAGTTCCCCGTCCCGAGTGGACCGGGGGGCATCGACCAGGCGACCCAGCTGTCCGATGCGGAGCGCCCGACGATCGCACCGCTTGCCGGTGGTCTGGCGACCGAGGATTCCACCTCTTCTACTGAGAGCTCGGCCGCTCCGGCACCGGTGACGGGCCGCTCCGGCCGCGCCCGGTGGATCGCGGCGCTGCTGGCCGTAGTACTGGCTGCCGGTGGAGGGTATGGCGGGTATCAGTTGGTGATGAGCCGGCCGGTCACGGTGAAGGACGACAGCGGACGGTTGTCTGTCGAGGTGCCGCGTGAGTGGACCCAGAAGTCGGTGAAGCCGACGGCCGGCGGCCAGCCGGCGCTGCTGGTCACCACGAGCACTTCCGACTGGCAGCACCAGGCGGCAGTGCCCGGCGTCTTCGTGGGCCTGTTGAGCAAAGGTGCGGTGCCGACCGATCCGACGCCGCCGGAGGGGTGTCAGGCCAGTAAGCCGGATACGTCGAACGTCGGTAGCCAGAAGGCAGTCACCTTCACCTACAGCTGTGGAACGGCCGTGGTCGAGCGGTACATCCAGCTCTCCGACAACGAGTCGGTCCGGATCCAGGTCCGCGACAACGACCAGGCCGAGCTCCACAAGGTGCTCGACTCGGTCGTCGCCACCAGTTCCTAG